The Thiosulfativibrio zosterae genome has a window encoding:
- the gshA gene encoding glutamate--cysteine ligase, with product MSSTNQVPHLQTALTGPLKELERHFLENQAEIESWFRKQFKETPAPFYASVDLRNAGYKLAPVDTNLFPAGFNNLHSDLRPLAVQAAQNAVTQACPIADGVLIIPENHTRNLFYLENVTILQEILLAAGYEVRVGSLNPDVTQKTELELPSGKKLLLEPLIRQENQVGVEGFFPCAVLLNNDLSGGRPAILENLNQTLLPPLDLGWANRYKTHHFTHYAKICTEFGKIIDLDPWIINPLSISRGPINFKEHTGLESLAEAVNLVLKTTQTVYDEKGIACKPFAIVKSDSGTYGMAIMSVNSPEDVLSLNHKQRNKMSSVKEGLSVEQMLVQEGVYTYETVDGAVAEPVVYMIHNQVVGGFYRIHTGKTATDNLNSPGMHFEPLSFETSCVLPDQTQDPDASPNRFYAYGVVARLALLAAAREIDDAKKRQAAKAASQTSN from the coding sequence ATGTCATCCACCAATCAAGTTCCGCATTTACAAACCGCCCTTACTGGGCCGCTCAAAGAACTCGAGCGCCACTTTCTTGAAAACCAAGCGGAAATAGAATCTTGGTTTCGTAAACAATTCAAAGAAACGCCCGCGCCCTTTTATGCATCGGTGGATTTACGAAATGCTGGCTACAAATTGGCGCCCGTGGACACCAACCTTTTTCCTGCTGGATTCAACAATCTGCACTCAGACTTGCGTCCTTTAGCGGTACAGGCTGCCCAAAATGCCGTAACGCAAGCCTGCCCAATTGCCGATGGCGTGCTAATCATCCCTGAGAATCACACCCGCAACCTGTTCTATCTTGAAAATGTCACCATCCTGCAAGAAATTTTATTGGCAGCCGGTTACGAAGTGCGTGTGGGCAGCCTCAATCCAGACGTTACGCAAAAAACTGAACTGGAACTCCCCTCTGGTAAAAAGCTATTGTTAGAACCACTGATTCGTCAGGAAAACCAAGTGGGTGTTGAAGGGTTTTTCCCGTGCGCAGTCTTGCTGAACAATGACTTGTCTGGCGGGCGCCCTGCCATTTTAGAGAACCTCAATCAAACCCTATTACCACCGTTAGATTTAGGTTGGGCAAACCGCTACAAGACTCACCATTTCACGCATTACGCCAAAATTTGTACCGAGTTCGGCAAAATTATCGACTTAGACCCTTGGATTATTAATCCACTGTCGATCTCTCGTGGCCCCATTAATTTCAAAGAACACACCGGCCTAGAATCCCTTGCAGAAGCGGTTAACCTGGTGCTCAAAACCACTCAAACGGTCTATGATGAAAAGGGCATCGCTTGCAAACCCTTTGCCATCGTCAAATCAGACAGCGGAACCTATGGCATGGCGATTATGTCGGTTAATAGTCCAGAAGATGTACTCAGCCTTAATCACAAACAACGCAATAAAATGTCATCTGTTAAAGAAGGCTTATCGGTTGAACAAATGTTGGTACAAGAAGGTGTTTACACCTATGAAACGGTGGATGGTGCTGTCGCAGAACCGGTGGTTTATATGATTCACAATCAAGTGGTGGGTGGTTTTTATCGCATTCACACGGGCAAAACAGCAACCGACAACCTGAACTCGCCCGGCATGCACTTTGAGCCTTTATCATTTGAAACCTCTTGCGTATTGCCTGACCAGACTCAAGACCCAGATGCCAGCCCCAACCGTTTTTACGCTTATGGCGTGGTGGCGCGTTTAGCCTTATTGGCCGCAGCGCGCGAAATTGATGACGCCAAAAAGCGTCAAGCAGCCAAAGCAGCTTCACAAACCAGCAATTAG
- a CDS encoding transporter substrate-binding domain-containing diguanylate cyclase, with the protein MRVLCLGVFCNPLKISIKLMLLSLLVLGLLATNGRVFAADPVTNTTETSQSKPVKGAPLETVSLRLKWFHQFQFAGYYAALAKGFYRDEGLNVVIQQRDIQQNNIQEVLDGKFEYGIADSVLLLYQAQNAHLKIVAPIFQHSPQVFMTLKSSGIETPYQLEHAEVAFYQKDTDGFPLLAMFKSLNIKINLQRMVIKADPEMLLRNEAQAYPCYLSNEPFVMQQKGVEYNIINPMNYGIDFYGDMLFTNGTEAKEHPQRVEAFKRASLKGWEYALSHKPEIIHLLQTEYGSTKSYEHLMHEANALEEVIRANSIPLGTLDKGRLEFISGLFQKYGLSDKPFNIEAGIFEPEKNVLTLNSAELLWLKQFPEVSTTVLGHFAPIASIEKGMPQGIGVSYARSLEHATGLKLLWQKSATAIFSDTQKLPDLVMASNSHFDLNDQYHFSKPYFESPLVIATQNNEPYINDIQQLKNQIIAVIQGSNAESFLAKQRFPHQILVVQTTEEGLQAIATGKAKALIDAAASIGHAIKKLGLNQLQISGDTQQKEIYQFAVNKNNPQLLSVVNKFINSLTEADHQRLQTPWLKVEYYQKISGELLAKMGIPLAIILILILRYNRKLQTLNAELNRSVSELNDTQKALQETNEKLSKLSITDALTQVYNRTYIDQRLTEEFALYQRHQQPLSLLMIDLDFFKSVNDIFGHLAGDQVLIKMAEWCQSQCRTDDLFARWGGEEFMVLCRNSDLASAEALANRICKGATHVALPHHLQQSLSIGVTQIQPQENIETFISRADQALYLAKNQGRNQVISL; encoded by the coding sequence ATGCGCGTTCTTTGTTTGGGTGTTTTCTGTAATCCTTTGAAAATCTCTATAAAACTCATGCTCTTGAGCCTGCTGGTTTTAGGTCTGCTTGCCACCAACGGTCGTGTTTTTGCTGCCGACCCTGTCACGAACACTACTGAAACTTCCCAATCTAAGCCGGTAAAAGGCGCGCCTTTAGAAACGGTTTCTTTACGCTTAAAATGGTTTCACCAATTTCAATTTGCGGGTTATTATGCCGCCTTAGCCAAAGGCTTTTACCGCGATGAAGGGCTAAATGTTGTTATACAACAGCGTGATATTCAGCAAAACAATATTCAAGAAGTCTTAGATGGCAAATTTGAATATGGCATCGCCGACTCGGTTTTATTACTCTACCAAGCACAAAACGCGCATCTTAAAATTGTGGCGCCAATTTTTCAGCACTCTCCGCAAGTCTTCATGACACTCAAATCCAGCGGCATCGAAACACCTTACCAATTAGAGCATGCTGAAGTAGCCTTTTACCAAAAAGACACGGATGGATTCCCATTATTGGCCATGTTCAAAAGTTTAAACATCAAAATCAATTTACAGCGCATGGTCATCAAAGCCGACCCTGAAATGCTACTGCGTAATGAAGCCCAAGCCTATCCTTGTTATTTATCAAATGAGCCTTTTGTGATGCAGCAAAAAGGCGTTGAATACAACATCATCAATCCTATGAATTATGGCATCGACTTTTATGGAGACATGCTGTTTACCAATGGCACAGAAGCCAAAGAACATCCCCAGCGTGTCGAAGCCTTTAAGCGCGCCAGTCTAAAAGGCTGGGAATATGCACTCAGTCATAAACCAGAAATTATTCACCTGTTACAAACCGAATATGGCTCTACCAAATCTTACGAACACCTTATGCATGAAGCCAATGCCTTAGAGGAAGTGATTCGTGCCAACAGCATTCCTTTGGGCACACTGGATAAAGGGCGTTTGGAATTTATCTCGGGATTGTTTCAAAAATATGGTCTTTCTGATAAACCTTTCAATATTGAAGCCGGAATTTTTGAACCCGAAAAAAATGTTCTGACTCTAAACTCCGCTGAGCTGCTTTGGTTAAAGCAATTTCCAGAAGTCTCCACAACGGTTCTAGGTCATTTTGCCCCGATCGCTTCCATTGAAAAGGGCATGCCCCAGGGAATTGGGGTCAGCTATGCTCGCTCTTTAGAACACGCTACAGGGCTAAAATTGCTTTGGCAAAAATCTGCTACCGCCATTTTTTCAGATACTCAAAAACTGCCCGACCTAGTCATGGCATCCAACAGTCATTTCGATTTGAATGACCAGTATCATTTTTCGAAACCCTATTTTGAATCACCCTTGGTGATTGCCACGCAAAATAATGAGCCTTATATCAACGATATCCAGCAACTTAAAAATCAAATCATTGCCGTCATACAGGGTTCAAATGCTGAATCCTTTTTAGCCAAGCAACGGTTTCCTCATCAAATCTTAGTGGTGCAAACCACAGAAGAAGGTTTGCAAGCCATAGCTACCGGCAAGGCTAAAGCACTGATTGATGCCGCTGCCAGCATTGGACATGCCATTAAAAAATTGGGACTCAATCAACTACAAATCTCAGGCGATACTCAACAGAAAGAGATTTATCAATTTGCCGTGAATAAAAACAACCCGCAACTACTATCGGTTGTAAATAAGTTCATCAATAGCCTGACCGAAGCGGATCATCAAAGACTCCAAACCCCTTGGCTAAAGGTGGAATACTATCAAAAAATCAGCGGTGAACTCTTAGCCAAAATGGGTATTCCGCTTGCCATTATCTTGATTTTAATTTTGCGGTATAACCGCAAGCTGCAAACCCTTAACGCTGAACTGAACCGTTCAGTGAGTGAATTAAATGACACACAAAAAGCACTGCAAGAAACCAATGAGAAGTTATCTAAACTCTCTATTACCGATGCTTTAACCCAGGTTTATAACCGCACCTACATTGACCAGCGTTTAACGGAAGAGTTCGCCCTTTATCAACGCCACCAGCAACCCTTGTCATTGTTGATGATTGATTTGGACTTCTTTAAATCGGTCAATGATATTTTTGGGCATTTAGCGGGTGACCAAGTTTTGATTAAAATGGCCGAATGGTGTCAATCACAATGCCGCACTGACGATTTATTTGCCCGCTGGGGCGGCGAGGAATTTATGGTTTTATGCCGCAATAGCGACTTAGCCTCTGCAGAAGCGCTGGCTAATCGAATTTGCAAAGGCGCAACTCATGTAGCCTTACCGCATCATTTACAACAGTCACTCAGTATTGGCGTTACCCAAATTCAACCGCAAGAAAACATCGAGACATTCATTAGCCGAGCCGACCAAGCACTCTATTTGGCTAAAAACCAAGGTAGAAATCAGGTGATCAGCCTTTAA
- a CDS encoding 16S rRNA (uracil(1498)-N(3))-methyltransferase encodes MRIPRFYVPADYLAGQTLSLSKEQSHYALTVLRMKHQRPLEIFNGQGQQAQATLLVTSRRTADLLIDTVASPQTESPLQTILLQGISKGDRMDYTLQKTVELGISVIQPLFTEHCDVKLDDDKLDKKRQQWQDIVISACEQSGRNVVPQVLTPLTLTDWLAHNPNANGLVLNPYASNTLKTLPPTMAQTPIHLLIGPEGGLSDAEVQQATQAGLTPVKLGPRILRTETAGVTVLAILQSLWGDF; translated from the coding sequence ATGAGAATTCCGCGCTTTTATGTGCCAGCCGACTATCTTGCCGGACAAACCCTGAGCCTATCAAAAGAGCAATCTCATTATGCCCTAACCGTTTTGCGCATGAAACACCAACGCCCTTTAGAAATTTTTAACGGCCAAGGTCAACAAGCGCAAGCCACTCTATTAGTCACCAGTCGGCGAACCGCTGATTTGTTGATTGACACAGTTGCCAGTCCACAAACCGAATCTCCACTGCAAACCATTTTATTGCAAGGCATTTCCAAGGGCGACCGTATGGATTACACCCTGCAAAAAACCGTAGAATTGGGGATTAGCGTTATTCAACCGCTGTTTACCGAACATTGTGATGTCAAACTCGACGACGACAAACTCGACAAAAAACGCCAACAATGGCAAGACATAGTGATCAGTGCGTGCGAGCAGTCTGGGCGCAATGTGGTACCCCAAGTTTTAACCCCCTTAACGCTCACAGATTGGTTAGCGCACAACCCCAATGCCAACGGCCTAGTGCTCAACCCTTATGCATCCAATACCCTCAAAACCTTGCCGCCAACCATGGCACAAACCCCCATTCATTTACTGATTGGCCCAGAAGGTGGCTTAAGTGACGCAGAAGTTCAGCAAGCCACTCAAGCAGGATTAACGCCTGTCAAACTAGGGCCTAGAATTTTGCGTACCGAAACTGCTGGTGTCACGGTATTAGCCATTTTACAAAGCCTGTGGGGTGACTTTTAA
- the metF gene encoding methylenetetrahydrofolate reductase [NAD(P)H] — protein sequence MKSQQQYPQKISLEFFPPRTPEGMEKLKTVIQDFGQFSPDYMSVTYGAGGTTQEKTLDTVRYIQSETAYNAAPHLTCIGATHESVLALLDTYQAIGVKRIVALRGDLPSGMMDPGEFKYASDLVAFIRQERGDAFHLEVAAYPETHPQARNCEVGIKWFKHKVEQGADSAITQYFFNLDSYLQFVDNCEKHGIDLPIVPGIMPITNYENLIRFSQGCGAEVPRWLKCRLESFEDDKESLLAFGQEVVQTLAQKLLDAGSPGLHFYSMNQTQPTLDIVKSLTFKN from the coding sequence ATGAAATCACAACAGCAATATCCGCAAAAAATCAGTTTAGAGTTTTTCCCACCGCGCACCCCTGAAGGCATGGAAAAACTGAAAACCGTCATCCAAGATTTTGGACAGTTTTCCCCCGACTATATGTCGGTGACCTATGGCGCAGGCGGCACAACCCAAGAAAAAACGCTCGATACGGTGCGTTATATTCAATCCGAAACTGCTTACAATGCCGCGCCCCACCTAACTTGTATTGGCGCAACACACGAAAGTGTTTTAGCCTTACTCGACACCTATCAAGCAATCGGTGTGAAACGCATTGTGGCTTTGCGTGGCGATTTGCCCTCGGGCATGATGGATCCGGGTGAGTTTAAATATGCCAGCGATTTGGTGGCTTTTATACGCCAAGAACGTGGCGATGCCTTTCATTTAGAAGTGGCCGCCTATCCAGAAACCCATCCACAAGCGCGCAACTGCGAAGTGGGCATTAAATGGTTTAAACATAAGGTTGAGCAAGGTGCAGATTCGGCGATTACCCAATACTTCTTTAACCTAGACAGCTATTTGCAATTTGTTGATAACTGCGAGAAACATGGCATCGACCTACCGATTGTGCCAGGCATTATGCCCATCACCAACTACGAAAACCTCATTCGTTTTTCACAAGGCTGTGGTGCCGAAGTGCCGCGTTGGTTAAAGTGTCGTTTAGAAAGTTTTGAAGACGACAAAGAAAGCCTGTTGGCGTTTGGTCAAGAAGTGGTGCAAACCCTTGCGCAAAAATTGTTAGATGCCGGCTCACCTGGGTTGCATTTTTACAGCATGAACCAAACCCAACCGACGCTAGACATCGTTAAAAGTTTAACCTTTAAAAACTAA
- the metK gene encoding methionine adenosyltransferase, giving the protein MTKTTVFTSESVSEGHPDKIADQISDAMLDAILAQDPKARVACETFVKTGMVLLGGEITTNAWVDQEELVRKVVTDIGYNHGDLGFDGATCAVLSSIGKQSPEIAQGVDESNEHEQGAGDQGLMFGYASNETDVLMPAPIFYAHRLMEKQAELRKNGALAWLRPDAKSQVTLRYENGKPVAIDAVVLSTQHSPDVSNKDLHEAVMEEIIKTVLPNEWLHADTQYHINPTGRFVIGGPVGDAGLTGRKIIVDTYGGMARHGGGAFSGKDPSKVDRSAAYAGRYVAKNIVAAGLADKCEIQVSYAIGVAKPTSISIETFGTEKVAVTLIEKLVAEHFDLRPKGLIAMLDLYRPIYQATAAYGHFGRELPEFTWERTDKAAALRADAGL; this is encoded by the coding sequence ATGACAAAAACCACAGTATTTACATCTGAATCCGTATCCGAAGGCCATCCAGACAAAATCGCCGACCAAATCTCAGACGCCATGCTAGATGCCATATTGGCGCAAGACCCTAAGGCCCGTGTTGCCTGCGAAACCTTTGTTAAAACCGGCATGGTGTTATTGGGTGGAGAAATCACCACCAATGCATGGGTTGACCAAGAAGAATTGGTTCGCAAGGTGGTCACAGACATAGGTTACAACCACGGTGATCTTGGTTTTGATGGCGCGACTTGTGCGGTTTTGAGCTCGATCGGTAAACAATCCCCAGAAATTGCACAAGGGGTTGATGAATCTAACGAGCACGAACAAGGTGCGGGTGACCAAGGACTGATGTTTGGTTATGCGTCTAATGAAACCGATGTACTCATGCCTGCCCCCATTTTTTACGCACACCGTTTAATGGAAAAACAAGCCGAATTGCGTAAAAACGGCGCCTTGGCTTGGTTGCGTCCAGATGCCAAATCGCAAGTTACTTTGCGTTATGAAAATGGCAAACCTGTGGCGATCGATGCGGTCGTTTTATCAACCCAACACAGCCCAGACGTGTCTAACAAAGACTTGCATGAAGCAGTAATGGAAGAAATCATTAAAACAGTCTTACCTAATGAATGGTTGCATGCCGATACCCAATATCACATCAACCCAACCGGTCGTTTTGTGATTGGTGGCCCAGTGGGCGATGCTGGCTTAACCGGTCGTAAAATTATTGTGGACACTTACGGCGGCATGGCGCGTCATGGTGGTGGTGCTTTCTCGGGTAAAGACCCTTCTAAAGTGGATCGCTCTGCAGCTTATGCGGGTCGTTATGTCGCCAAAAACATTGTGGCCGCTGGCCTAGCAGACAAGTGCGAAATTCAAGTGTCTTATGCGATTGGGGTTGCCAAACCAACGTCTATCAGTATTGAAACCTTTGGCACTGAGAAAGTCGCCGTCACCTTAATTGAAAAATTGGTTGCCGAACATTTTGATTTACGCCCTAAAGGCTTGATTGCCATGTTAGATTTGTATCGCCCAATTTACCAAGCCACTGCCGCTTACGGACACTTTGGCCGTGAATTGCCAGAATTTACTTGGGAACGCACCGACAAAGCAGCCGCTTTAAGAGCCGACGCAGGCTTATAA